In one Gossypium hirsutum isolate 1008001.06 chromosome D09, Gossypium_hirsutum_v2.1, whole genome shotgun sequence genomic region, the following are encoded:
- the LOC107929759 gene encoding protein trichome birefringence-like 8: protein MDQRTTQTRYNASFVPVINKRERCYILSFVFIIFISIIIVFNLGDSPLLFRFGYFFPAAHQLISNQQRRPCDYSYGRWVRDENYPIQLYNESCMFLDRGFQCRRNGREDVEFLKWRWQPHGCDLPRFNASAFLERSRNGRIVFAGDSMGRNQWESLICMLAQAVTNQSSIFEENGSPITKHKGFLSMKFGDYNLTIEHYRAPFLVIINRPPKDSAAQVQVTISVDKLHKYSERWTGAHVLVFNTGHWWNKEKTVRMGCYFQEGGKVNMTMDVMEGFRRSLHTLKLWITKNLNPERSHVFLQSYSPVHYTNGAWNDGGLCDAEIEPEKNEKKLKAEPWNNRYIADVINQMTYGNRKVRLLNITYLTEFRKDGHPSRHREPGTPADAPQDCSHWCLPGIPDTWNEILYAHLLSMEFRTK from the exons ATGGATCAACGCACGACCCAAACAAGATACAATGCTTCCTTCGTCCCtgtaataaataaaagagaacGTTGCTATATTCTCTCTTTTGTCTTCATCATATTCATCTCCATTATCATTGTTTTCAACCTGGGAGACTCGCCTCTTCTTTTCCGTTTCGGTTATTTCTTCCCTGCTGCTCATCAACTTATATCAAACCAACAAAGACGACCCTGCGATTATTCCTACGGTAGATGGGTTCGAGACGAGAATTATCCGATTCAGTTGTACAATGAGAGCTGCATGTTTCTTGATCGTGGTTTTCAGTGTCGTCGGAATGGACGAGAAGACGTAGAGTTTCTCAAGTGGAGATGGCAACCCCATGGCTGTGATCTTCCTAG ATTCAATGCAAGCGCCTTTTTGGAAAGGAGTCGAAACGGACGAATAGTATTTGCAGGTGATTCAATGGGTAGAAACCAGTGGGAGTCTCTGATATGCATGCTAGCACAGGCGGTTACCAACCAGTCATCAATCTTCGAAGAAAATGGAAGCCCCATAACCAAACACAAGGGGTTTCTTTCCATGAAGTTCGGAGATTACAACCTCACCATTGAACATTACAGGGCACCGTTCCTTGTTATCATCAATCGCCCACCCAAAGATTCAGCAGCTCAAGTCCAAGTAACCATCAGTGTCGACAAGTTGCACAAGTATTCCGAGCGATGGACGGGGGCCCATGTTCTAGTCTTCAATACAGGGCATTGGTGGAACAAGGAGAAAACTGTTAGGAT GGGATGCTATTTTCAGGAAGGAGGGAAAGTGAACATGACCATGGATGTGATGGAGGGGTTTCGAAGGTCTCTGCACACGTTGAAGCTATGGATAACCAAGAATTTAAACCCCGAACGGAGCCATGTTTTTCTTCAAAGCTATTCACCAGTTCATTATAC GAATGGCGCATGGAATGATGGTGGCTTGTGTGATGCAGAAATTGAACCAGAAAAGAACGAAAAAAAGCTTAAAGCAGAGCCTTGGAATAATCGATACATTGCTGATGTAATTAATCAAATGACATATGGCAACAGGAAGGTCCGGTTGTTAAACATTACATACCTGACAGAGTTCAGGAAAGATGGTCACCCGTCGAGGCACCGAGAGCCAGGGACTCCTGCTGATGCTCCACAGGACTGCAGCCATTGGTGCCTACCTGGTATACCTGACACATGGAATGAAATTCTGTATGCTCACCTACTATCAATGGAATTTAGAACCAAGTAA
- the LOC107929711 gene encoding small RNA-binding protein 11, chloroplastic isoform X2, which translates to MRTHRFVELPNLSVCIIREEGTEFACSLAVVDMAALRRLIKGAPKPSFLVPPTFLLSHRGIASKLFVGGLSFYTTENGLLDAFSQYGQVMEAKIITDRVSDKSKGFGFVTYASEDEAEKAIAEMNGFEWTCYFCGLC; encoded by the exons ATGAGAACACACAGGTTCGTAGAATTGCCAAATCTCTCGGTATGTATAATACGAGAGGAAGGAACTGAGTTTGCTTGTTCCTTGGCAGTAGTGGACATGGCGGCACTCAGAAGACTTATTAAGGGAGCCCCAAAACCATCTTTCCTTGTTCCTCCAACCTTTCTTCTTTCCCACAGAGGTATCGCCTCCAAGCTCTTCGTTGGAG GTCTGTCCTTTTATACCACGGAGAATGGGTTATTAGATGCATTTTCTCAGTATGGTCAAGTTATGGAAG CCAAAATTATAACAGATAGGGTTTCAGATAAATCAAAAGGTTTTGGATTTGTTACTTATGCATCTGAAGATGAAGCTGAGAAAGCTATAGCTGAGATGAATG GATTTGAATGGACGTGTTATTTTTGTGGACTATGCTAA
- the LOC107929711 gene encoding small RNA-binding protein 11, chloroplastic isoform X1 yields MRTHRFVELPNLSVCIIREEGTEFACSLAVVDMAALRRLIKGAPKPSFLVPPTFLLSHRGIASKLFVGGLSFYTTENGLLDAFSQYGQVMEAKIITDRVSDKSKGFGFVTYASEDEAEKAIAEMNGKDLNGRVIFVDYAKPKLAIGGGMPIARGPPDPVDKLHFKDTGTEN; encoded by the exons ATGAGAACACACAGGTTCGTAGAATTGCCAAATCTCTCGGTATGTATAATACGAGAGGAAGGAACTGAGTTTGCTTGTTCCTTGGCAGTAGTGGACATGGCGGCACTCAGAAGACTTATTAAGGGAGCCCCAAAACCATCTTTCCTTGTTCCTCCAACCTTTCTTCTTTCCCACAGAGGTATCGCCTCCAAGCTCTTCGTTGGAG GTCTGTCCTTTTATACCACGGAGAATGGGTTATTAGATGCATTTTCTCAGTATGGTCAAGTTATGGAAG CCAAAATTATAACAGATAGGGTTTCAGATAAATCAAAAGGTTTTGGATTTGTTACTTATGCATCTGAAGATGAAGCTGAGAAAGCTATAGCTGAGATGAATGGTAAG GATTTGAATGGACGTGTTATTTTTGTGGACTATGCTAAACCCAAACTTGCTATTGGAGGTGGAATGCCTATTGCAAGAGGACCTCCGGATCCAGTAGATAAATTACATTTCAAAGACACAGGCACTGAGAATTAG
- the LOC107929707 gene encoding uncharacterized protein encodes MKVKVVCRKLYDYVRYDLKEIAFPSSLPDPPHIKKRRKLTWHERFLVLKEASRLYAASWVRDIGPDLRPNDYKKDDGTEDKSNGDKSRSTETEPSALEDIAVAARGGMETLRPALQRLYMTRASAYRDALKSFIEGYQEGIQQVMEKKEDSSKAQQEGNTDKNSA; translated from the exons ATGAAGGTAAAAGTAGTGTGCAGGAAGCTGTATGACTACGTCCGATACGATCTCAAAGAAATAGCTTTCCCTTCTTCATTGCCTGATCCTCCCCACATCAAAAAGCGCCGCAAATTGACTTGGCACGAGCGCTTCTTG GTCTTGAAGGAGGCCTCTAGGCTTTATGCTGCAAGCTGGGTAAGGGATATTGGTCCTGATCTTAGACCAAACGATTATAAGAAGGATGATGGTACTGAAGATAAATCCAATGGAGATAAGAGTAGGAGTACAGAGACAGAACCTTCGGCCTTGGAGGATATTG CGGTTGCTGCAAGAGGAGGGATGGAGACTTTGAGGCCTGCTTTACAGAGGTTATACATGACAAGGGCTTCTGCATATAGAGATGCTCTTAAGAGTTTCATAGAAGGATATCAAGAAGGTATCCAGCAGGTCATGGAGAAAAAGGAAGATTCTTCTAAAGCACAGCAAGAAGGAAATACTGATAAAAATTCAGCTTGA